CGTCGCCCCCTCCGGGGTGAAGAAATGCACCCGCAGCGCCAGCGGCCCCTTCCCGGGTTTGGGCGGAGCCGCCGCCGGCTCGTCCACCCACCGCAGCCAGCCGCCCCGGGACAAATGGGTGATCAGCCACAGCCCATCACAGTCCATCCCGAGATGTTTGCCCCAGTGCCCCACCCCGGTCACATCACGCCCCTGGAGCGCGGTCACCGGCGGATCGAACGTCTTCAGCACACTCAACGCCGAGACATCGACCCGCCCCACAACCGCGCCCACCGCATGCTCGGCCAGAAACTGCTCGAGCGCCACGATCTCCGGTAATTCGGGCACAAGCGCAGCCTACCGACCCTCACCGACACTGTCCGTCCCCGAGCCGCGGCGAGTCAGTAGCCAGCCTCCACCCGGTCCTTCGTGTACGTCCCGTGGAAGACCGTGTGGTCGTGCGCGCGCCGGCCCGGATGGCGGCGGGTCTCGGCCGCGTAGCCGACGGATACCAGCAGGGCGATGGCCAGGTCCTCGCGATCCTCGATGCCGATCACCTTCTTGACCTTGCCCTCGTCCCAGCCGTTCATCGGGGAGGTGGCCAGTCCGAGTTCGGTGGCGGCGAGCATGAGGTACGTGGCGGCGATCATGGCGTCTTTGATCGCGTACTCGCGCAACAGGTCTCGCGCTTCCAGGCCCTGCTGGAATTCGGTGGAGGCGGCGGCGAAGCCGGTGATGAACTCCTCCGACCAGGCTTGATTTCTTCGGGCCAGATCGAAGATGTCGGCGCGGTCACCACGCCAGGCTTCGGGTTCGGCCACGAAC
This sequence is a window from Nocardia yunnanensis. Protein-coding genes within it:
- a CDS encoding nitroreductase family protein, which produces MTQLSVADAIRTRRTVRHYLPDPVPPTTLHTLLALAMEAPSSWNLQDRAVVVVTDPAGREGLTWATGGQPQPREAPVVLVFVAEPEAWRGDRADIFDLARRNQAWSEEFITGFAAASTEFQQGLEARDLLREYAIKDAMIAATYLMLAATELGLATSPMNGWDEGKVKKVIGIEDREDLAIALLVSVGYAAETRRHPGRRAHDHTVFHGTYTKDRVEAGY